The Streptomyces sp. NBC_01275 genome has a segment encoding these proteins:
- a CDS encoding asparagine synthase-related protein, whose product MRWLVGWSSTAAGALSGSGGYDGRFDGRLDGRLDGHEAYGGHGGHIGLDGETLHPVGSQLLWGDPDPLWAVGDWRPDEVRTVKADAQSRIAVLGTCGATDEQLRVGLFAARGGALRHLTAWSGSYTAIVQVGRRITVCGDLAGARPVFHTPWAGGTAYATAALPLADLIEANLDFGHLAALLAAPDVPAALQDSTPYDGVRRVPPGHALILRAGAREIAGYEQVASLAVAAPTADPDSAVDAVRDALVEAVRARLSAPRHVPDIDPGPVPGMGPAERRAARGMPVPGIGADLSGGPASGTLALLAAGLPGMPGTVLGHGTGAGERLLAVTFNDLTVRGREEEVERAVALAANPRLHHVVVAGGEETLPYADLDGPLTDEPGPSLVAAARHRARLAAGSADHFTGYGARQVLDAHPARLADLLMDRKRRHLVRPVAALTKADGSVLVPARVYGAARRLARTPYRTGVDGLAERLLQRRFDDPGSAVGASLAALTWGGPGPAARWLTGEALAEVSVRLQGAALRNGVGPGQRPGDHRARAALTRHAADLRILEQAVEIRSQRLHAPFLDNQVVRACRALPETLRVQPGARAAILRTVLKDSGVTDLPPGWGAPSQASANAATRAGLRLATDPLLTLFDAPLLAEAGLIEARVVRKALRAAAAGEPLPLDGLADLISLELWLRRLLSRRGTCWTGTPARARAVPAGIAPQRRAVSSGG is encoded by the coding sequence ATGCGGTGGTTGGTGGGATGGAGCAGCACCGCCGCGGGCGCGCTGAGCGGATCAGGCGGCTACGACGGTCGGTTCGACGGCAGACTCGACGGCCGGCTCGACGGTCATGAGGCCTACGGCGGCCACGGCGGACACATCGGCCTCGACGGCGAGACCCTGCATCCGGTCGGCTCCCAACTCCTGTGGGGCGACCCCGATCCCCTGTGGGCGGTGGGCGACTGGCGCCCCGACGAGGTGCGCACGGTGAAGGCCGACGCCCAGAGCCGGATCGCCGTCCTCGGCACCTGCGGGGCCACCGACGAGCAGCTGCGCGTCGGACTGTTCGCCGCGCGCGGAGGGGCACTTCGGCATCTGACCGCCTGGTCGGGCAGCTACACCGCGATCGTCCAGGTCGGCCGACGCATCACCGTCTGCGGCGACCTGGCGGGCGCACGCCCGGTGTTCCACACCCCCTGGGCCGGCGGCACGGCGTACGCGACGGCCGCGCTGCCGCTCGCCGACCTCATCGAGGCCAACCTCGACTTCGGCCACCTCGCGGCCCTCCTCGCCGCCCCCGACGTACCGGCCGCCCTGCAGGACTCCACCCCGTACGACGGCGTGCGGCGCGTTCCGCCCGGGCATGCGCTGATCCTGCGCGCCGGGGCGCGCGAGATCGCCGGGTACGAGCAGGTCGCCTCCCTCGCCGTGGCGGCGCCCACCGCCGACCCCGACAGCGCGGTCGACGCCGTGCGCGACGCCCTCGTCGAGGCGGTACGCGCGCGTCTGTCCGCGCCCCGGCACGTCCCCGACATCGACCCGGGCCCGGTGCCCGGCATGGGCCCCGCCGAACGGCGTGCCGCGCGCGGGATGCCGGTTCCGGGCATCGGCGCCGACCTCTCCGGCGGCCCGGCCTCCGGAACGCTGGCGCTGCTGGCGGCGGGCCTGCCCGGCATGCCCGGCACGGTCCTGGGCCACGGCACGGGCGCGGGGGAGCGGCTGCTGGCCGTCACCTTCAACGACCTGACCGTGCGCGGCCGCGAGGAGGAGGTGGAACGGGCCGTCGCCCTCGCGGCCAACCCGCGCCTGCACCACGTCGTCGTGGCCGGCGGCGAGGAGACCCTGCCGTACGCCGACCTGGACGGCCCGCTCACCGACGAACCCGGCCCCAGCCTGGTGGCGGCCGCCCGGCACCGCGCGCGCCTCGCAGCGGGCAGCGCGGACCACTTCACGGGCTACGGCGCCCGCCAGGTCCTCGACGCCCACCCGGCCCGCCTGGCCGACCTGCTGATGGACCGCAAACGACGGCACCTGGTCCGACCCGTCGCCGCCCTCACCAAGGCCGACGGCTCCGTCCTCGTCCCCGCGCGTGTGTACGGCGCGGCCCGTCGGCTGGCCCGCACCCCGTACCGGACGGGCGTCGACGGCCTGGCCGAACGGCTCCTGCAGCGCCGCTTCGACGACCCCGGAAGCGCCGTGGGAGCCTCGCTGGCGGCGCTGACCTGGGGCGGGCCGGGCCCCGCGGCGCGCTGGCTGACGGGGGAGGCGCTGGCTGAAGTATCGGTTCGCCTACAGGGTGCGGCGCTCCGCAACGGAGTGGGCCCCGGCCAGCGTCCGGGCGACCACCGCGCGCGTGCCGCCCTCACCCGGCACGCCGCCGACCTGCGCATCCTGGAACAGGCCGTCGAGATCCGCTCCCAGCGGCTGCACGCACCGTTCCTCGACAACCAGGTGGTCCGCGCCTGCCGCGCCCTCCCCGAGACCCTGCGCGTGCAACCGGGGGCGCGCGCCGCGATCCTGCGCACCGTCCTGAAGGACTCCGGCGTGACCGACCTCCCGCCCGGCTGGGGCGCCCCCTCCCAGGCCTCCGCCAACGCGGCGACCCGCGCGGGACTCCGCCTGGCCACGGACCCCCTCCTGACCCTCTTCGACGCACCCCTCCTGGCGGAGGCGGGCCTGATCGAGGCCAGAGTCGTCCGCAAGGCCCTGCGCGCCGCGGCCGCGGGCGAACCCCTCCCCCTGGACGGCCTCGCCGACCTGATCTCCCTGGAGCTGTGGCTGCGCCGCCTCCTCTCCCGCCGAGGCACCTGCTGGACGGGCACCCCGGCACGCGCACGTGCGGTACCGGCGGGAATCGCCCCACAGAGACGGGCGGTGTCCTCCGGAGGGTGA